One Mesorhizobium sp. L-2-11 genomic region harbors:
- a CDS encoding pyridoxal phosphate-dependent aminotransferase produces the protein MTLIENLRAEARAAPESGIVAVMNRGRDRDGMIPLWAGEGDLPTPAFITDAAARALAGGETFYTWQKGIPELRQALARYYVRHFGKSFAEQEFIVTGSGMHAIQLALDAVAGNGDEVVYLSPAWPNFAAAAGVAGAVPVAVTLDQSGNGWSCDIGKIEAAITPRTKALFVNSPSNPTGWTADSETLQAILDLARERGLWIIADEIYSLFHYGDGRAPSFIDIMADEDRILFVNSFSKNWSMTGWRVGWIKVHPCLQQVFENLVQYSTSGVAQFMQRGAVVALDEGDAFIVEQVERARAARDLVCGILAATGRARFTVPQGAFYLFFAVDGIADSRAAAFDIVDRANVGLAPGTAFGPGGEAFLRLCFHRRLDQLEEAAHRLAKWMRSV, from the coding sequence ATGACCCTGATCGAGAATTTGCGCGCCGAGGCTCGGGCCGCGCCGGAAAGCGGCATTGTCGCCGTCATGAACCGCGGCCGCGACCGCGACGGCATGATCCCGCTCTGGGCTGGCGAGGGCGACCTGCCGACGCCCGCCTTCATCACCGATGCCGCTGCCCGGGCGCTGGCCGGCGGCGAGACCTTCTATACCTGGCAGAAAGGCATCCCCGAACTGAGGCAGGCGCTCGCCCGCTATTACGTCAGGCATTTCGGCAAGAGCTTCGCTGAGCAAGAATTCATCGTCACCGGCTCTGGCATGCATGCCATCCAGCTGGCGCTCGACGCTGTCGCCGGCAATGGCGACGAGGTCGTCTATCTGTCGCCGGCCTGGCCGAACTTCGCCGCAGCCGCCGGCGTGGCGGGCGCCGTCCCGGTCGCAGTCACGCTCGACCAGTCCGGCAATGGCTGGTCCTGCGACATCGGCAAGATCGAGGCGGCGATCACGCCAAGGACAAAGGCGCTGTTCGTCAACTCGCCGTCCAACCCGACCGGCTGGACCGCCGACAGCGAGACACTGCAGGCGATCCTCGATCTTGCCCGCGAACGGGGGCTGTGGATCATCGCCGACGAGATCTATTCGCTGTTCCACTACGGCGACGGCCGCGCGCCGTCCTTCATCGACATCATGGCCGACGAGGATCGCATCCTGTTCGTCAACAGTTTCTCCAAGAACTGGTCGATGACCGGCTGGCGGGTCGGCTGGATCAAGGTCCATCCTTGCCTGCAGCAGGTGTTCGAGAACCTGGTCCAGTATTCGACCTCCGGCGTTGCCCAGTTCATGCAGCGCGGCGCCGTCGTCGCCCTCGATGAAGGCGACGCCTTCATCGTCGAGCAGGTGGAGCGGGCGAGGGCGGCGCGTGACCTAGTCTGCGGTATCCTGGCGGCGACCGGCAGGGCGCGCTTCACCGTGCCGCAGGGAGCCTTCTACCTGTTCTTCGCAGTCGACGGGATCGCCGATTCACGCGCCGCCGCCTTCGACATCGTCGACCGCGCCAATGTCGGTCTGGCGCCCGGAACCGCATTCGGTCCCGGCGGCGAAGCCTTCCTCAGGCTATGCTTCCACCGCCGCCTCGACCAGCTCGAGGAGGCCGCGCACCGGCTGGCGAAGTGGATGAGGAGTGTGTGA
- the mscL gene encoding large conductance mechanosensitive channel protein MscL yields MLKEFQEFISRGNVMDLAVGVIIGAAFGKIVDSLVNDIIMPIIGAIFGGLDFNNYFLPLSSAVNATSLAEAKRQGAVFAYGSFITVALNFIILAFIIFLMVKTVNNLRRRLEREKPAAPAAAPPADVALLTEIRDLLARK; encoded by the coding sequence ATGCTGAAAGAATTCCAAGAATTCATTTCCCGGGGCAATGTCATGGACCTGGCCGTCGGCGTCATCATCGGCGCCGCCTTCGGCAAGATCGTCGATTCCCTAGTCAACGACATCATCATGCCGATCATCGGGGCGATTTTCGGCGGACTCGACTTCAACAATTATTTCCTGCCCTTGTCCTCAGCCGTCAACGCCACATCGCTGGCGGAAGCCAAGAGGCAGGGCGCAGTCTTCGCCTATGGCAGCTTCATCACCGTGGCGCTGAACTTCATCATCCTCGCCTTCATCATATTCCTGATGGTCAAGACGGTAAACAATCTGCGCAGGCGGCTGGAGCGTGAGAAGCCGGCTGCGCCTGCGGCCGCTCCACCGGCCGATGTTGCGCTGCTTACCGAAATTCGCGATCTCCTCGCCAGGAAATAG
- a CDS encoding PAS domain-containing hybrid sensor histidine kinase/response regulator, with protein MQGWFIVIIAIAYVTLLFVIASLGDQRSTTSGPDRARPFIYALSLAIYCTSWTFFGSVGLSSERGLEFLGIYIGPVLVFVFGFPLLRRIVRLAKTEKITSIADFLGARYGKSFAVAAIATLIATIGVVPYMALQLKAISGSVSMMVEHYTGSPPSFDPFVSDISLVVAMLLALFAVLFGTRHADATEHQDGLVLAVAVESVVKLAAFLAIGLMVTFLIFGGPGDMVDKLAQNSQVQQAMGYSTSLATWLVLTCLSGFAIIMLPRQFYVTIVENRSEAELRTATWVFPFYLVAINLFVLPIALAGLALVGTRTSSDLYVLSLPLLSGHDVLAMAAFVGGLSAATAMVIVESVALSIMISNDLVIPLFVRRLLKTTTSENEDWSALILNVRRAAIFIMLFIAFLYYRESTDSARLSSIGLMSFAAIAQFAPALIGGLIWRGANGRGAALGMVAGIVVWSYTLLLPSLAASDTGIVVHGLFGFEALRPQALFGTVAEPLNHGVLWSLSVNTLFFVLGSLSRASVPLERIQASIFVPREASPMPSLRRFRTTVTVNDLKDTIARYLGVERTERSFQSFEESSGSSLHGNEQASMDVIRFSEQLLASAVGSSSARLILSLLLRRNDRESKDAFRLLDDATEALQHNRDLLQIALDQMEQGITVFDRDFRLICWNRQYRALFDLPDEMGQVGVSLDRILRHLAERGDIPADQRVAMLNRLTSFVSPWQMELKTSGRILELRSNPMPDGGIVATYADISGRVEQDLALKRANESLEQRVKDRTVELTRVNEELAQAQMLAEEANLGKTRFLAAAGHDILQPLNAARLYCSSLIEKAGKGPTGKAANNIESSLESVETILGAVLDISRLDAGAMKPDDTVFSLDELLRQIGNDFQPLAAERKLGLTIMPSSLSVMTDRNLLRRLIQNLVSNAIKYTRRGRVLVGVRRRGELAEIQVIDTGIGIAGDKLNTVFHEFTRLDEGAREAEGLGLGLSIVDRIARVLRLEIRIFSSPGKGTRFSVILPVAAAQEPRRVVTAKAPVRTAASLAGLRVLCIDNDARILDGMRLLLEGWGCSVDTLAGSRDLERSGMRRPDIVLADYHLDGETGLDAIAKLRAIHGQDMPAVLVTADRSSEVRASAGRLDVPVINKPLKPAVLRSMMARVRPLVSAAE; from the coding sequence GTGCAGGGCTGGTTCATCGTCATCATCGCGATCGCCTACGTGACGTTGCTGTTCGTCATCGCCAGCCTCGGCGACCAACGCTCGACGACATCCGGGCCTGACCGGGCCCGGCCCTTCATCTATGCGCTCAGCCTGGCGATCTACTGCACCTCCTGGACCTTCTTCGGTTCGGTCGGCCTTTCCTCCGAGCGCGGCCTCGAATTCCTAGGCATCTATATCGGCCCGGTGCTGGTGTTCGTGTTCGGCTTTCCGCTGCTTCGGCGCATCGTCAGGCTGGCCAAGACAGAGAAGATCACTTCGATCGCCGACTTCCTCGGCGCCCGCTACGGCAAGAGTTTTGCCGTAGCGGCGATCGCCACGCTGATCGCGACGATCGGCGTGGTGCCTTACATGGCGCTGCAGTTGAAGGCGATTTCCGGCTCAGTCAGCATGATGGTCGAGCATTATACCGGCTCGCCGCCTTCCTTCGATCCTTTCGTCAGCGACATCTCGCTGGTCGTCGCCATGCTGCTTGCGCTGTTTGCGGTGCTGTTCGGCACGCGCCATGCCGACGCCACCGAACACCAGGATGGGCTGGTGCTGGCGGTAGCGGTCGAATCCGTGGTCAAGCTCGCCGCCTTCCTGGCGATCGGCCTGATGGTGACGTTCCTGATCTTCGGCGGCCCGGGCGATATGGTCGACAAGCTCGCCCAGAATTCGCAAGTTCAGCAAGCGATGGGCTACAGCACCTCGCTCGCCACCTGGCTGGTGCTGACATGTTTGAGCGGTTTCGCCATCATCATGCTGCCGCGCCAGTTCTACGTCACCATCGTCGAGAACCGCAGCGAGGCCGAGCTGCGCACTGCGACATGGGTGTTTCCGTTCTATCTGGTGGCGATCAATCTTTTCGTGCTGCCGATCGCGCTCGCCGGCCTGGCGCTGGTCGGCACCAGAACCAGCAGCGACCTCTACGTCCTGTCGCTGCCGCTGCTCAGCGGTCACGATGTGTTGGCCATGGCGGCATTTGTCGGCGGCCTATCGGCCGCGACCGCAATGGTGATCGTCGAAAGCGTCGCGCTGTCGATCATGATCTCCAACGACCTCGTCATTCCGCTGTTTGTGCGTCGCCTGCTCAAGACCACGACATCGGAGAACGAGGACTGGTCAGCGCTCATCCTCAACGTGCGACGGGCGGCGATCTTCATCATGCTGTTCATCGCCTTCCTCTACTATCGCGAGAGCACCGACAGCGCGCGGCTCTCCTCGATCGGCCTGATGTCGTTCGCCGCTATCGCGCAGTTCGCGCCGGCCTTGATCGGCGGATTGATCTGGCGCGGCGCCAACGGCAGGGGGGCGGCACTCGGCATGGTCGCCGGCATCGTCGTCTGGAGCTATACGCTGCTGCTTCCTTCGCTCGCCGCGTCCGATACCGGCATCGTCGTCCACGGCCTTTTCGGTTTCGAAGCATTGCGGCCGCAAGCGCTGTTCGGCACCGTCGCCGAGCCGCTGAACCACGGTGTCCTGTGGAGCCTGTCAGTCAACACGCTATTCTTCGTGTTAGGCTCGCTGTCGCGCGCGTCGGTGCCGCTGGAGCGTATCCAGGCGTCGATTTTCGTGCCGCGCGAGGCGAGCCCGATGCCGAGCCTGCGCCGCTTCCGCACCACCGTCACCGTCAACGACCTTAAGGACACCATCGCGCGCTATCTTGGCGTCGAACGCACCGAGCGGTCCTTCCAGTCGTTTGAAGAGAGCAGCGGTTCCTCGCTGCACGGCAACGAACAAGCCAGCATGGACGTCATCCGCTTCTCCGAGCAGCTTCTGGCGAGTGCCGTCGGCTCCTCCTCGGCGCGGCTGATCCTGTCGCTGCTGCTACGCCGCAACGACCGCGAATCCAAAGATGCCTTCCGCCTGCTCGACGACGCCACCGAGGCGCTGCAGCACAATCGCGACCTGCTGCAGATCGCGCTCGACCAGATGGAACAGGGCATCACCGTCTTCGACAGGGATTTCCGGCTGATCTGCTGGAATCGCCAGTATCGGGCGCTGTTCGACCTGCCCGACGAGATGGGCCAGGTCGGCGTCTCGCTCGACCGCATCCTGCGCCACCTTGCCGAGCGCGGCGACATTCCGGCCGACCAGCGGGTGGCAATGCTCAACCGCCTCACCAGTTTCGTCAGCCCCTGGCAGATGGAGCTGAAGACCAGCGGCCGCATCCTGGAATTGCGCTCCAACCCAATGCCTGATGGCGGCATCGTTGCCACCTATGCCGACATCTCAGGACGCGTCGAGCAGGATCTGGCGCTCAAGCGCGCCAATGAATCGTTGGAACAACGCGTCAAGGACCGCACCGTCGAACTGACCCGCGTCAACGAGGAACTGGCACAGGCGCAGATGCTGGCCGAGGAGGCCAATCTCGGCAAGACGCGGTTCCTTGCCGCCGCCGGCCACGATATCCTGCAGCCCCTGAACGCCGCCCGCCTCTATTGCTCGTCGCTGATCGAGAAAGCCGGCAAGGGCCCGACCGGCAAGGCCGCTAACAACATCGAATCTTCGCTGGAATCGGTCGAGACCATTCTCGGCGCGGTGCTCGACATCTCCCGCCTCGATGCCGGAGCGATGAAACCGGACGACACCGTCTTCAGCCTGGACGAGTTGCTGCGGCAGATCGGCAACGACTTCCAGCCGCTTGCCGCCGAGAGGAAACTCGGCCTGACGATCATGCCCTCGTCACTCAGCGTGATGACGGATCGCAATCTGCTACGCCGCCTGATCCAGAACCTGGTGTCCAACGCCATCAAATACACGCGCCGCGGCCGCGTCCTGGTCGGAGTGCGGCGGCGCGGCGAACTGGCCGAGATCCAGGTGATCGATACCGGCATCGGCATTGCCGGCGACAAGCTGAACACGGTTTTTCACGAATTCACCCGGCTCGATGAGGGCGCACGCGAAGCCGAAGGCCTCGGCCTCGGCCTCTCCATCGTCGACCGCATCGCTCGCGTCTTGCGCCTCGAAATCCGGATCTTTTCAAGCCCGGGCAAAGGCACGCGCTTTTCCGTCATCCTGCCGGTCGCGGCAGCGCAGGAGCCACGGCGCGTGGTCACGGCGAAAGCGCCGGTCCGCACTGCTGCTTCGCTTGCCGGGCTTCGCGTGCTCTGCATCGACAACGATGCCCGTATCCTCGACGGCATGCGACTGCTGCTCGAAGGCTGGGGCTGCAGCGTCGACACGCTTGCCGGCTCGAGGGATCTCGAGCGATCCGGAATGCGTCGACCCGACATCGTGCTTGCCGACTACCATCTCGACGGCGAGACCGGCCTTGACGCGATCGCCAAACTGCGCGCCATCCACGGCCAGGACATGCCGGCCGTGCTGGTCACCGCCGACCGATCGAGCGAGGTGCGCGCCAGCGCCGGCAGGCTCGACGTGCCGGTGATCAACAAGCCGCTCAAACCAGCGGTGCTGCGCTCGATGATGGCGAGGGTCAGGCCGCTGGTGTCGGCGGCAGAGTAG
- a CDS encoding response regulator transcription factor has translation MPSGYTFVIADDHPLFRGALREALAGIGNVAGIHEAGDFESAKALVVANEDVDLVLLDLSMPGASGLSGLISLRGIHPTVPLVVVSAHDDPVTIRRALDLGASGFISKSASMEEIRSAVQSVLAGDIAAPTGIDLGVERDPEISDLIKRLQTLTPQQTRVLGMLAEGLLNKQIAYELGVSEATIKAHVSAILQKLGVDSRTQAVILLSKIGSDPLQATG, from the coding sequence GTGCCGTCGGGCTACACTTTCGTCATCGCTGACGATCATCCGCTTTTTCGCGGTGCGCTGAGAGAGGCGCTTGCCGGCATCGGCAACGTCGCCGGCATTCATGAGGCCGGCGATTTCGAAAGCGCCAAGGCGCTGGTCGTGGCCAATGAGGACGTCGATCTGGTACTGCTCGACCTGTCGATGCCGGGCGCGAGCGGCCTTTCCGGCCTGATCTCGCTGCGCGGCATCCATCCGACGGTGCCGCTGGTGGTGGTGTCGGCACATGACGACCCGGTGACTATCCGGCGCGCGCTCGACCTCGGCGCTTCGGGTTTCATCTCCAAATCGGCCAGCATGGAGGAGATCCGCAGTGCCGTGCAGTCGGTGCTTGCCGGCGACATCGCTGCGCCTACGGGCATCGATCTCGGCGTCGAGCGCGATCCCGAGATATCCGATCTGATCAAGCGGCTGCAGACGCTGACGCCGCAGCAGACGCGCGTGCTCGGCATGCTGGCCGAAGGGCTGCTCAACAAGCAGATCGCCTACGAACTCGGCGTCTCCGAGGCGACGATCAAGGCGCATGTCTCGGCCATCCTGCAGAAGCTCGGCGTCGACAGCCGCACCCAGGCGGTGATCCTGCTGTCGAAGATCGGCAGCGATCCACTGCAGGCGACGGGATGA
- a CDS encoding DUF952 domain-containing protein: MSQLIYKIVPEPLWREAERNGSFTGALIDVADGFIHFSTAGQARETAAKHFAGQTGLLLVAVDGAELGDALKYEVSRGGALFPHLYGPLDLNAVVWVRPLPLGTDGLHQFPTLEAE, from the coding sequence ATGTCTCAGCTTATCTACAAGATAGTACCTGAACCGCTGTGGCGCGAGGCCGAAAGAAATGGCAGCTTCACCGGCGCGCTGATCGATGTCGCCGACGGCTTCATTCATTTTTCCACCGCCGGCCAGGCCAGGGAAACGGCGGCCAAACACTTTGCCGGCCAGACCGGGCTGCTGCTGGTCGCCGTCGATGGCGCTGAGCTCGGTGATGCGCTGAAATACGAGGTCTCGCGCGGTGGTGCGCTGTTCCCGCATCTTTACGGCCCGCTCGACCTCAACGCCGTCGTCTGGGTACGACCATTGCCGCTCGGCACCGATGGCCTGCATCAATTCCCGACGCTGGAGGCCGAATGA
- a CDS encoding quinone-dependent dihydroorotate dehydrogenase, whose translation MSVLDRLGQRFLFAFDPEAAHGLSIAALKCGLPTGGRAVRDDRLKVSVCGIDFPNPLGMAAGYDKNAEVPDALLGLGFGFAEIGTITPLPQAGNPKPRIFRLTSDEAVINRLGFNNEGHAAAEQRLAARKGRAGIIGVNIGANKDSTDRVSDYERGVARFAPYASYLTVNISSPNTPGLRNMQAREQLGELLSRVMAARAAAAAQPPVFLKIAPDLVEAELEDIAAEVAEKAIDGVIVSNTTIARPRLRSAGVAGETGGLSGKPLFERSTIVLAKMRKLLGPDPAIIGVGGVDSAETALEKIRAGADLVQLYTGMIYAGPALPGRILAGMVRFADMQRLKSLRELRDTSLDRWASRPL comes from the coding sequence ATGAGCGTGCTCGACCGGCTCGGCCAGAGGTTCCTGTTCGCATTCGACCCGGAAGCCGCCCACGGCCTGTCGATCGCGGCGCTGAAATGCGGGCTGCCGACAGGCGGGAGAGCCGTGCGCGACGACAGGCTGAAAGTCAGCGTCTGCGGCATCGATTTCCCCAATCCGCTCGGCATGGCCGCCGGCTACGACAAGAACGCCGAGGTTCCCGATGCGCTGCTTGGCCTCGGCTTCGGCTTTGCCGAGATCGGCACGATCACGCCGCTGCCGCAGGCCGGCAACCCGAAGCCGCGCATCTTCCGGCTGACATCGGACGAGGCGGTGATCAATCGGCTGGGCTTCAACAATGAGGGTCACGCGGCCGCCGAACAACGGCTTGCCGCCCGCAAGGGCCGCGCCGGCATCATCGGCGTCAATATCGGCGCCAACAAGGACAGCACCGACCGCGTCAGTGACTATGAACGCGGCGTTGCCAGGTTCGCGCCCTACGCCAGCTACCTGACGGTCAACATCTCCTCGCCGAACACGCCGGGCCTGCGCAACATGCAGGCGCGTGAACAGCTTGGCGAGTTGCTGTCGCGCGTCATGGCCGCACGTGCGGCAGCGGCCGCGCAGCCGCCCGTCTTTCTGAAGATCGCGCCGGACCTGGTCGAGGCCGAGCTGGAGGATATCGCCGCCGAGGTTGCAGAGAAAGCAATAGACGGCGTCATCGTCTCCAACACCACCATCGCGCGGCCGCGGCTGCGCAGCGCCGGTGTCGCCGGCGAGACCGGCGGGCTTTCGGGAAAACCGCTATTCGAGCGCTCGACCATCGTGCTGGCCAAGATGCGCAAACTGCTTGGCCCGGACCCCGCCATCATCGGCGTCGGCGGCGTCGATTCCGCGGAGACGGCACTTGAAAAGATCCGCGCCGGCGCCGATCTCGTCCAGCTCTACACCGGCATGATCTATGCCGGGCCTGCACTGCCGGGCCGCATTCTTGCCGGTATGGTCCGGTTCGCAGACATGCAACGGCTCAAATCACTGCGCGAGTTGCGCGATACCAGCCTCGACCGATGGGCATCCAGGCCGCTTTAA
- a CDS encoding histone deacetylase family protein translates to MPLQIVHHPDYDAGFAVNHRFPMSKYKLLMEALGARGLAGHAALNMPEPAPASWLKLAHAAGYVDQVLACEVPEKIEREIGFPIGPRVSLRAQLATGGTVLAARLALLNGIACNTAGGSHHARRAQGAGFCTFNDVAVASLVLLAEAAAGNILIVDLDVHQGDGTADILGDERRVFTFSMHGDRNYPTRKIASDLDIALPDGIGDAAYLERLGGILPELTAKARWDIVFYNAGVDVHAEDRLGRLSLSNVGLRARDDMVIRHFRALNIPVCGVIGGGYSTDVAALAARHAILFETASGFA, encoded by the coding sequence ATGCCCCTGCAGATCGTTCATCATCCCGACTACGACGCCGGTTTTGCCGTCAACCATCGCTTCCCGATGAGCAAATACAAGCTGCTGATGGAAGCCTTGGGCGCGCGCGGACTGGCCGGCCACGCCGCGCTCAACATGCCCGAGCCGGCGCCGGCATCTTGGCTGAAGCTTGCCCATGCCGCCGGCTATGTCGACCAGGTGCTGGCCTGCGAAGTGCCCGAAAAAATCGAACGCGAGATCGGCTTTCCGATAGGCCCGCGCGTCTCGCTGAGGGCGCAGCTCGCAACGGGTGGCACCGTGCTGGCAGCGCGGCTGGCGTTGCTGAACGGCATCGCCTGCAATACCGCCGGCGGCAGCCATCATGCCCGGCGCGCGCAAGGCGCCGGCTTCTGCACCTTCAACGATGTTGCCGTGGCTTCACTGGTGCTGCTTGCCGAAGCAGCCGCCGGCAATATCTTGATCGTCGATCTCGACGTGCATCAGGGCGACGGCACGGCCGACATTCTGGGCGATGAACGGCGCGTTTTCACCTTTTCCATGCATGGCGACCGCAACTATCCGACTCGCAAGATCGCTTCCGACCTCGACATCGCCCTGCCCGACGGCATCGGCGACGCGGCCTATCTCGAAAGGTTGGGCGGCATCCTGCCGGAACTCACCGCTAAGGCGCGCTGGGACATCGTTTTTTACAATGCCGGGGTCGACGTTCATGCCGAGGACCGGCTAGGCAGGTTGTCGCTGTCGAACGTGGGGCTGCGCGCGCGCGACGACATGGTGATCCGTCATTTCCGCGCGCTCAACATCCCGGTCTGCGGCGTTATCGGCGGCGGCTATTCGACTGACGTGGCGGCTCTGGCGGCGCGCCATGCCATCCTGTTCGAAACGGCGTCAGGCTTCGCCTGA
- a CDS encoding DUF6460 domain-containing protein codes for MSALTRFLGDTPLRVLLKLLVVSFLVGLVMNAFGWSPMDVLYGIRNVFVDLWNLGFRAIDRFLGYILLGAAIVIPAFILLRIANYRK; via the coding sequence TTGTCCGCACTGACGCGCTTTCTCGGCGACACGCCGCTCCGGGTGCTCCTGAAGCTGCTGGTGGTATCGTTCCTCGTCGGCCTTGTCATGAACGCTTTCGGCTGGTCGCCGATGGATGTGCTCTACGGCATCCGCAATGTCTTCGTCGATCTCTGGAACCTGGGCTTCCGCGCTATTGACCGTTTCCTCGGCTATATCCTGCTGGGCGCGGCAATCGTCATTCCGGCCTTCATCCTGCTCAGGATCGCCAACTACCGAAAGTAG
- a CDS encoding acyltransferase family protein: protein MKYRRDIDGLRAVAVLPVVLFHFGISAIPGGFTGVDIFFVISGYLITGSLLDDLERGQFSIVAFYWRRARRILPALIFVTLLTCIAALFILLPSDLHEFSLSVIAASTFWSNIYFWKTSNYFSIDAELRPLLHTWSLSVEEQYYIFAPILMFLIYRYFAKRWLTILLPIILGSFVLAVMATWLAPSAGFYLLPTRIWELMLGAVLMLKRPPPLSSRFLMELLGLAGFGLLAIGFFAISESDPFPGYNALYPCLGTALLIYVGQNSPSTIASRILEVRPLVWIGLISYSLYLVHWPINAFAHYLSLEEFDPSMTVALTVASFALAAFSWKYVEQPFRQKRSFTAPAPIFAFSAGAIAVLCLGGAAGALGNGFPQRFPDYVQQRIPVGDWGNGTCFNEGFSQIENWNIEDCTRTRGFPTTVLLWGDSFAAHYVPGLDANINQLRANIVEYTYAGCPPILSYFSYGRPDCMRFNQQALKIIQDAGIKTVVLSGRWTDYEARNFDGLQQTIDTLRGLGVRVFVIGQSPQFITDVRKIAFFAKRENLDDTSWPMAMDPDINNRVRAFTKGATFIDPLNFLCSAGRCSYAEAGQFLYFDYGHFSSIGATLAISKYWPAFATDDALAKTQ, encoded by the coding sequence ATGAAGTACAGGCGCGATATCGATGGTCTTCGGGCCGTTGCGGTCCTGCCGGTTGTACTCTTTCATTTCGGAATCTCGGCAATTCCAGGCGGCTTTACCGGCGTCGATATCTTCTTCGTCATATCTGGTTACCTGATCACCGGAAGCCTTCTGGACGACCTTGAACGCGGCCAGTTTTCGATCGTCGCCTTCTACTGGCGCCGCGCCCGGCGCATCCTGCCGGCGCTGATCTTTGTGACGCTTCTTACCTGCATTGCCGCATTGTTCATTCTTCTGCCGTCGGATCTGCATGAATTCAGTCTGAGCGTCATAGCGGCCTCGACTTTCTGGTCGAACATCTATTTTTGGAAGACGTCAAATTACTTCTCGATCGATGCCGAGCTCCGACCGCTGTTGCACACATGGTCGCTTTCGGTCGAGGAGCAATACTATATCTTTGCCCCGATCCTGATGTTCCTGATCTATCGCTATTTTGCCAAACGCTGGCTGACGATACTCCTGCCGATCATCCTCGGTAGCTTCGTGCTGGCGGTCATGGCGACGTGGCTGGCGCCAAGCGCGGGATTCTACCTGCTGCCGACACGGATCTGGGAGCTCATGCTGGGCGCCGTGCTTATGCTGAAACGCCCCCCGCCGCTGAGCAGCCGGTTTCTTATGGAACTGCTCGGGTTGGCCGGATTTGGCCTTCTTGCCATCGGGTTCTTTGCGATCTCGGAGAGCGACCCGTTCCCGGGCTACAACGCTTTGTATCCTTGCCTCGGAACGGCCCTCCTTATCTATGTCGGCCAAAATAGCCCCTCGACGATCGCCAGCCGCATACTGGAAGTCCGGCCGCTGGTCTGGATCGGCCTGATCTCGTATTCGCTGTATCTTGTCCACTGGCCGATCAATGCGTTCGCGCACTATCTCTCACTGGAAGAGTTCGATCCGTCGATGACCGTTGCGTTGACGGTGGCAAGCTTCGCGCTGGCTGCGTTTTCCTGGAAGTACGTCGAGCAGCCGTTTCGGCAGAAAAGGAGCTTCACCGCGCCAGCGCCTATCTTCGCCTTTTCAGCGGGCGCAATCGCTGTTCTTTGCCTTGGCGGGGCGGCCGGGGCGCTCGGCAACGGCTTTCCGCAACGCTTTCCAGACTATGTCCAACAGCGGATTCCTGTCGGGGACTGGGGCAATGGCACCTGTTTCAACGAGGGCTTCAGCCAGATCGAAAACTGGAATATCGAGGATTGCACGCGCACACGCGGCTTCCCCACAACCGTTTTGTTGTGGGGTGACTCGTTCGCCGCCCACTATGTTCCAGGCCTGGACGCCAACATAAATCAACTCCGGGCCAACATCGTGGAATACACCTACGCGGGCTGCCCACCGATTCTGTCCTACTTCTCCTATGGCCGCCCAGATTGCATGCGGTTCAATCAGCAGGCCCTGAAGATCATCCAGGACGCCGGCATCAAGACGGTTGTGCTCAGCGGTCGGTGGACCGATTATGAGGCAAGAAATTTCGACGGTCTCCAGCAAACGATCGATACGCTTCGTGGCCTGGGTGTGCGTGTGTTTGTCATCGGCCAGTCTCCACAGTTCATAACCGACGTTCGGAAAATCGCGTTCTTCGCAAAGCGCGAAAATCTCGATGATACATCGTGGCCAATGGCCATGGATCCCGACATCAACAACCGTGTGCGCGCATTTACCAAGGGCGCCACCTTCATCGATCCGCTGAATTTCCTCTGTAGCGCCGGACGCTGCTCCTACGCCGAGGCGGGCCAGTTTCTTTATTTCGACTATGGCCATTTCTCTTCAATCGGCGCCACGCTGGCGATTTCGAAATACTGGCCGGCCTTTGCCACAGACGATGCCCTTGCCAAGACGCAGTGA
- a CDS encoding DUF3606 domain-containing protein: MADDKSNKGSGDGNRVARDQDYEFRYFATKFGLSIPQIRELFGKHGTDRETLYREARKLGNAVTTQERVSNDDRTFHNQGRP; this comes from the coding sequence ATGGCCGACGACAAGAGCAATAAAGGTTCCGGTGACGGAAACCGCGTCGCGCGCGACCAAGACTATGAGTTCCGCTATTTCGCTACCAAGTTCGGCCTCTCAATACCGCAGATCCGCGAGCTTTTTGGCAAACACGGCACTGATCGCGAGACCCTGTATCGGGAGGCTCGGAAGCTCGGAAACGCCGTGACCACACAAGAACGGGTCTCAAACGACGACCGAACCTTTCACAACCAGGGCCGCCCCTGA